One segment of Paenibacillus sp. FSL R7-0337 DNA contains the following:
- a CDS encoding S-layer homology domain-containing protein — translation MYSKKLRTAVSMVLVLLLSLLSVLEVSAASFRAGVVSNDRLPDGTQKIMVNSVVDVTYSDLKVLNEVKFVLMKEDVEIASKVKARSEAKLTVLDAVYTSMEYNYLSFEGLAAGEEYSLHAEYTGGQGLVMTPPQSIRVPSTTGIDISVERMTKDSNTYESATQSEVRSDDKNVRLTILNNGVPLVKGSVAIWANYQSYSYTTDENGQIQLRDNHQLYLNTPVMFVLLKQGSEQYEAKPIYVTDREQAGTYMVAVRYLNAKGKLFTDQFLTNSGLRGLANQFAVPGYTVLVFRTGEVPGDYKAYIATDNREAYMFQIPASSLYAAEDGTHKEIIKDASDYSRISFRASLDGEPVYVENYSLIDNTRYKQIDNARGSQLFFGQSIYLEKNKEYEFTSLARNRDTGVNILFRNKITPTEAKHEIFYDGHSQDFSKLQLQIPAMGMGRGKINISYLNERYNYNQISMNLAVGDHLYVPKGEQIHRLTANTTFGGADSNSNPNELLLSSYFTPSDDEYNIRGGSTFKAGISLQVQASSYYDQAEFRNQVVLGESVNVLVKVTDEYENRLDLSSNYKLIITDESGAVISDDSLYWSTEQKEGKLQRINQRDWKPAKSGTYKVQLFPSTWINSGYVLGELLSEAELTVLPKNELDIEIRDNDGKLVDLVDKPYLTVDQAQKVTVTVRQHDTGAQGQPVAGVQISGYGEALGTTDEQGTFTIPADKAFYAGELYFKKTDYLSKSVHLAIINPQSQAVIRVRGLDKAEGGNYAGGVPLDDANIQAKVTRSDGSSSIVSSYVRSPESQGFLVVDSPSTVDVDFMRYNRSHNGVQAKYGYYMYGSINTEPGKDYSLVLDARQELQEVSKVILDQPADELYVVRRDLAETDYIPYVIDSNPAGENYFYATQGTYSMLAHTRLDTFVYRDQVVIGAGDNSLSMDDSASALATLVAPESGTIYAVKYTTPGQSTLQGYAFNANQVQITPGDVVVSVDQIKGAIEYQYDIHFAPGTLQAGTLTQITPLALKGLDIVGLQNGKLIRPAGSTLIEIGLVDTAGNSIGQIKKPQILVANGGTSIGSMSLYPDKATYELQNEAGKVLTKEAFLVYPLRAMTYDNTENKMLTDGTYVIKASMTIDGQTYTLDKKVILESSGDTVVNPGPNLPGSDNGGNGGNTGTNPNPAPAPGGSGPGGSGPGAPGPAATPAAPAPAAVTGTDANVQQQNDKLKDLLKNTSGSAAEKATAAQNALSSMAESLKSANTPAQAEQNSKSLSQAMDSAAQLLGTIQDSAEKQKIVSSITQLVDSAPYLLNKLDSSSKAVEIAQALINNAAAVLNNAQGIKAEEVQKLKDAVILSSQAALNKAGEATIAKDNVTVEGNAVSSQLDSGFISAQIETAKQALASVAGELTSKLGAGTAADLKLSLTVKVPPVDKGIHKLNTTLPSEILTLVRENDIAGLKIQMDQTAFTIEPDTFGKVEAGQKINLAAEVVENAVINKPRQAESLANIPVMEFSASVDGQPVKSFAKPIDVTFDVSAIDISKYSEANLENLTVYVLNEKSLTWEAVGGKYDPVTQTVTAPRGHFSKYTVMLGAAAFTDVPASHWAVKEINYLLTKGILDEGGAFAPSDKITREQFAAMIARAYGLNGEGLALPFKDIKPTNPYSDEIAAAYAAGIINGKSPAAFDPEATITREEIATMLARALTAYNGKSAVAQPAAVIAAFTDGAKISKWAASSVALTKSMHLFEGFGDQSFRPAQTASKAEAAALIYRLYQLKY, via the coding sequence ATGTATTCGAAGAAATTAAGAACGGCGGTTTCCATGGTTCTGGTCTTATTATTATCGTTATTAAGTGTGCTTGAGGTATCTGCCGCCTCGTTCAGAGCAGGGGTAGTCTCGAATGACCGGCTCCCGGATGGCACACAAAAGATCATGGTCAATAGTGTAGTAGATGTGACTTATAGCGATCTTAAGGTTCTGAATGAGGTTAAGTTCGTACTTATGAAAGAAGATGTGGAGATAGCCAGTAAGGTGAAGGCGAGAAGTGAAGCCAAGCTGACTGTGCTGGATGCAGTGTATACTTCTATGGAGTACAATTATCTTTCTTTTGAAGGGCTGGCTGCCGGTGAAGAATATTCTCTTCATGCCGAATATACGGGCGGGCAGGGGCTGGTGATGACACCTCCGCAGAGCATCCGTGTGCCTTCAACTACGGGCATTGATATCTCTGTAGAACGGATGACTAAGGATTCCAATACATATGAAAGTGCTACACAATCGGAGGTCCGCAGCGATGATAAGAATGTAAGGCTTACCATCCTGAATAATGGTGTTCCGCTTGTGAAGGGATCCGTGGCGATCTGGGCGAATTATCAGTCCTATTCCTATACCACGGATGAGAACGGGCAGATTCAGCTTAGGGATAATCATCAATTATACTTGAATACTCCGGTGATGTTCGTATTGCTTAAGCAGGGGAGCGAGCAGTATGAAGCTAAGCCAATCTATGTAACTGACCGGGAGCAAGCGGGTACATATATGGTGGCTGTCCGTTATCTGAATGCCAAGGGGAAGCTGTTCACCGATCAGTTCCTGACCAACTCCGGACTTAGGGGATTGGCGAATCAGTTTGCTGTGCCGGGATATACGGTGCTGGTATTCAGAACAGGAGAGGTGCCTGGGGACTATAAAGCTTATATAGCCACTGATAACCGTGAAGCTTATATGTTCCAGATTCCTGCCTCTTCATTGTACGCGGCGGAAGACGGGACACACAAAGAAATCATCAAGGATGCCAGTGACTACAGCCGGATTAGCTTCCGTGCTTCCTTGGATGGTGAGCCTGTATATGTAGAGAACTATTCTCTCATTGATAATACCAGGTACAAACAGATAGACAATGCGAGAGGTTCTCAGCTCTTTTTCGGGCAAAGTATCTATCTGGAGAAGAATAAGGAATATGAATTCACGTCGCTTGCAAGAAATCGTGATACCGGCGTCAATATCTTATTCCGTAATAAAATCACGCCAACCGAAGCAAAACATGAAATATTCTATGATGGACATTCCCAGGATTTCAGCAAGCTGCAACTTCAGATACCGGCTATGGGGATGGGGCGTGGTAAAATAAACATCTCTTATCTGAACGAAAGATATAACTATAACCAGATCAGTATGAATCTTGCTGTAGGCGATCATCTGTATGTACCTAAGGGTGAACAAATTCACCGCTTGACGGCAAACACTACTTTTGGCGGTGCAGATTCTAACAGCAACCCGAATGAGCTTCTATTGAGTTCATACTTCACTCCGTCAGATGATGAGTATAACATCCGTGGCGGGAGTACATTTAAGGCCGGGATCAGTCTCCAGGTGCAAGCCTCCAGTTACTATGACCAGGCTGAATTCCGCAATCAGGTTGTTCTGGGCGAGAGTGTGAATGTTCTGGTGAAAGTGACAGATGAGTATGAGAATCGTCTTGATCTCAGCAGTAATTATAAGCTGATCATCACAGATGAGAGCGGCGCTGTGATCTCGGATGACTCTCTGTATTGGTCCACTGAGCAAAAGGAAGGGAAGCTGCAGCGGATCAATCAGCGGGATTGGAAGCCTGCCAAATCAGGGACATATAAGGTTCAATTATTCCCAAGCACCTGGATAAATAGTGGTTATGTTCTGGGAGAATTGCTGAGTGAGGCTGAGCTGACGGTTCTGCCGAAGAACGAATTGGATATTGAGATCAGAGACAATGATGGCAAGCTGGTGGACCTGGTAGACAAGCCATACCTGACTGTTGACCAGGCACAGAAGGTAACGGTTACTGTACGCCAGCATGATACGGGTGCCCAGGGGCAACCGGTGGCTGGAGTGCAGATCAGCGGTTATGGGGAGGCGCTTGGCACCACCGATGAGCAGGGAACATTCACCATACCGGCAGACAAAGCTTTTTATGCAGGTGAGTTGTATTTTAAGAAGACTGATTATTTATCTAAAAGTGTGCACCTAGCGATCATTAATCCGCAATCGCAGGCTGTCATCCGTGTGCGGGGCCTTGATAAGGCTGAAGGCGGGAACTATGCGGGCGGGGTTCCGCTGGACGATGCGAATATCCAGGCTAAAGTCACAAGAAGTGACGGTTCTTCTTCTATCGTCTCTTCTTATGTTCGCAGTCCTGAATCCCAGGGGTTCCTGGTGGTAGATTCTCCTTCAACTGTAGACGTTGACTTCATGCGCTACAACAGAAGCCATAACGGAGTGCAAGCCAAATATGGTTACTACATGTATGGCTCCATTAATACAGAACCCGGCAAGGATTACTCGCTGGTGCTGGACGCAAGACAAGAGCTTCAGGAAGTCAGCAAGGTTATATTAGACCAGCCGGCTGACGAGCTGTATGTGGTGCGGCGGGATTTGGCAGAGACGGATTACATTCCTTATGTGATCGACAGTAATCCTGCAGGTGAGAATTATTTCTACGCCACTCAAGGAACCTACAGTATGCTGGCACACACCCGGTTAGACACTTTTGTATACCGTGATCAGGTTGTAATCGGTGCAGGAGACAATAGCTTGTCGATGGATGATAGTGCGTCTGCGCTGGCTACGCTGGTGGCTCCTGAATCGGGAACCATCTATGCGGTTAAATATACGACACCGGGCCAATCGACACTCCAAGGCTATGCGTTCAATGCCAATCAGGTGCAAATTACCCCTGGCGATGTAGTAGTATCTGTAGACCAAATCAAGGGTGCCATCGAATACCAGTACGATATTCATTTCGCACCTGGAACGCTGCAGGCAGGTACACTCACCCAGATTACGCCACTTGCCTTGAAAGGGCTGGATATTGTGGGGTTGCAGAATGGCAAATTAATCCGGCCCGCTGGTTCGACCTTGATTGAGATTGGACTGGTCGATACAGCAGGCAACTCCATCGGACAAATCAAGAAGCCGCAAATTCTGGTTGCCAATGGCGGAACTAGCATTGGCAGCATGAGTCTGTACCCGGACAAGGCTACTTATGAGCTTCAGAACGAAGCGGGAAAGGTGCTAACCAAAGAGGCTTTTCTGGTATACCCGCTAAGAGCAATGACTTATGATAATACAGAAAACAAGATGTTGACTGACGGAACTTATGTGATCAAAGCTTCAATGACCATCGATGGACAGACCTATACCCTGGACAAAAAAGTAATCCTGGAGTCGTCGGGAGATACTGTGGTTAATCCAGGCCCTAATCTGCCAGGAAGCGATAATGGAGGTAACGGCGGCAATACCGGAACGAATCCTAATCCCGCACCGGCACCAGGGGGAAGCGGACCAGGAGGAAGCGGACCAGGAGCACCTGGACCAGCAGCAACACCGGCTGCTCCCGCTCCGGCTGCGGTAACAGGGACTGACGCGAATGTTCAGCAGCAGAATGATAAGCTGAAGGACTTGCTCAAGAATACTTCCGGCTCCGCAGCAGAGAAAGCCACGGCAGCACAGAATGCGCTGTCCAGCATGGCCGAGTCACTCAAATCGGCTAACACTCCTGCACAAGCTGAACAGAACAGCAAGAGCTTGTCTCAGGCCATGGATTCAGCAGCGCAGCTGCTGGGAACTATTCAGGATTCCGCAGAGAAACAGAAGATTGTGAGTTCTATTACGCAATTGGTGGATAGTGCGCCTTATTTACTGAACAAGCTGGATAGCTCCAGCAAGGCAGTAGAAATTGCCCAGGCCCTCATTAATAATGCGGCTGCGGTGCTGAATAACGCGCAGGGCATCAAGGCTGAAGAGGTTCAGAAGCTGAAGGATGCTGTTATACTTTCCAGCCAGGCCGCGCTGAACAAAGCTGGCGAAGCTACAATTGCCAAAGACAATGTAACTGTAGAAGGAAACGCCGTCTCTTCGCAGCTGGATTCGGGATTCATCAGCGCACAGATTGAAACGGCCAAGCAGGCATTAGCATCCGTCGCTGGAGAGCTGACTAGCAAGCTTGGAGCTGGAACGGCTGCTGACCTGAAGCTGAGCCTGACGGTGAAAGTACCTCCAGTGGATAAAGGGATTCATAAGCTCAACACCACGCTCCCATCAGAGATTCTTACCTTGGTGCGGGAGAATGACATTGCCGGATTGAAGATTCAAATGGATCAGACGGCATTCACCATTGAGCCGGATACCTTCGGTAAGGTGGAGGCAGGCCAGAAGATTAATCTGGCAGCAGAAGTGGTAGAGAATGCTGTAATTAACAAACCCCGTCAGGCAGAATCGCTGGCCAATATCCCAGTGATGGAATTCAGTGCTTCTGTTGACGGCCAGCCGGTGAAGAGCTTCGCCAAGCCGATCGATGTGACCTTTGATGTGTCAGCCATTGATATTTCGAAATATTCAGAGGCGAATCTGGAGAATCTGACCGTGTACGTCCTGAATGAGAAGAGTCTTACCTGGGAAGCGGTTGGCGGTAAATATGATCCTGTTACTCAAACTGTAACGGCACCGAGAGGACACTTCAGCAAGTACACTGTGATGCTTGGAGCGGCTGCATTCACAGATGTCCCTGCCAGTCACTGGGCAGTTAAAGAGATCAATTACCTGTTGACTAAGGGAATCCTGGACGAAGGCGGAGCATTTGCTCCATCTGACAAGATTACCCGCGAACAGTTCGCGGCAATGATCGCCAGAGCTTACGGGTTGAACGGGGAAGGGCTGGCCTTGCCGTTCAAGGATATTAAGCCAACCAATCCTTACAGTGATGAGATTGCTGCGGCTTATGCAGCCGGAATCATTAACGGCAAATCGCCGGCTGCTTTTGACCCTGAGGCAACCATCACACGTGAAGAGATTGCAACAATGCTTGCACGTGCACTTACAGCGTACAACGGTAAATCAGCTGTTGCTCAGCCGGCAGCAGTGATTGCAGCCTTCACAGATGGAGCCAAAATATCGAAATGGGCGGCATCCAGTGTGGCGTTGACCAAGAGTATGCATCTGTTCGAAGGCTTCGGGGATCAGAGCTTCCGCCCTGCCCAGACCGCCAGTAAAGCAGAGGCTGCAGCCTTGATCTACCGGTTATATCAGTTGAAATACTAA
- a CDS encoding ATP-binding protein — protein sequence MKARARFNLKQAILLLFYLTILISLRYLWFNANTASEHPEAQQGVLDMRGWDFVNSPSIQLDGEWEFYPGQLLGYEDSAALAASTPHVVQVPGDWSSGFPEGEQSSLGYGTYKLRILLDPSQTESYGFWIQRIQAASSIDINEQRETSFGKLAANSGDYIPKAVSYTAAYDEPGRQEIVLLVRAANYDHPLEGGIVRSIRFGSQAAVDTERMYSIGFQLVSFVIMMLHALYASILYFFNRREHVFVLFFLLLLAVAVSIIADNDAILLIWFPINYTWALKIKLLSYPAISLFMLLLTRSFYTHGRSGRLLKGYVAGLLIYTVYVLVLPVQLVMYGKIFFSLLYLLPVAAVIYHIGRMVWRKEQDSFFLLFAAAAIGSSVIGGALESNSRISIQYYPVDMIAAIIGFSSYWFKRYFRNAEENRLLNQQLKESDRKKDEFLANTSHELRTPLHGIISIAQTVASKEQQVLDEQSSKDLELLITISRRMSLMLGDLLDVTRLQEKRIILQREPLAMGSLVSGVLGMFEFMIEGKRLQLRNELPASLPPVWGDEKRIVQILYNLLHNAIKYTQDGTVTVSAAADGKLAWISVADTGAGIDKETQERIFSPYEQGSKGIIDGGGIGLGLSISKQLTELHGGDLTVDSEPGKGSVFTFTLPLASSAGAREMADQEPASQGQPDNPELQEMLLEEGRLLLQQPDIRNLIVPMELTNPPQIQDASQTAKSLILAVDDDPVNLKVLASMLSAEHYQLVTATSAEEALELLGTEPWDLLIADVMMPYMSGYELTRIVRQRFSISELPILLLTARNQPADIYTGFMAGANDYVTKPVDALELKYRVRSLTGLKQSITHGLRLEAAYLQAQIQPHFLFNTLNALLALSEFDLPKMRDLGEAFSSYLRISFDYMNSQQLVGLSHELELVESYLFIEKARFEERLQIEWEVDPGIELLLPPLTLQPIVENAVRHGLLSRKAGGKLSIRIHRQKGYTSFEVEDNGKGMSEEQVARLLDDTFLAHRGIGLLNTNRRLTQLYGEGLVIRSQPGAGTTVSFVIPERRQG from the coding sequence ATGAAGGCACGAGCCAGATTCAACCTCAAGCAGGCTATATTGCTGCTTTTCTACTTAACCATTCTGATCAGTCTGCGCTATCTGTGGTTCAATGCCAATACAGCGTCTGAGCATCCCGAGGCACAACAAGGTGTGCTGGATATGCGGGGCTGGGACTTCGTGAATTCCCCATCCATCCAGCTGGATGGAGAATGGGAGTTCTATCCCGGCCAGCTCCTGGGCTATGAGGATTCCGCTGCACTGGCTGCGTCCACACCGCATGTTGTCCAGGTTCCCGGTGACTGGAGCAGCGGCTTCCCCGAAGGGGAGCAATCCTCTCTGGGCTATGGTACATACAAGCTGCGTATACTTTTAGATCCGTCACAGACCGAGTCTTACGGCTTCTGGATTCAGCGGATTCAGGCCGCCTCCAGCATCGATATTAACGAGCAGAGAGAGACCAGCTTCGGGAAGCTGGCCGCGAATAGCGGAGACTATATCCCCAAGGCGGTCTCTTACACCGCAGCCTACGATGAGCCGGGCAGGCAGGAGATTGTTCTCCTCGTCCGGGCAGCCAACTACGACCATCCGCTGGAGGGCGGGATTGTGAGGTCGATTCGCTTCGGCTCCCAAGCAGCGGTGGATACTGAACGGATGTATTCGATCGGCTTCCAGCTGGTCAGCTTTGTGATCATGATGCTTCATGCGCTGTATGCAAGCATTCTATACTTTTTCAACCGGCGGGAGCATGTGTTCGTGCTCTTCTTCCTGCTGCTGCTCGCTGTAGCGGTCTCCATCATCGCCGACAACGATGCGATTCTGCTGATCTGGTTCCCCATTAACTATACCTGGGCGCTGAAGATCAAGCTGCTGTCCTATCCGGCGATCTCCCTGTTCATGCTGCTGCTGACGCGCAGCTTCTATACTCATGGGCGCTCCGGCCGTCTATTGAAGGGATATGTGGCTGGACTGCTTATCTACACCGTCTATGTACTCGTTCTACCTGTTCAGTTGGTGATGTATGGAAAAATATTTTTCTCTCTGCTCTATCTGCTTCCTGTAGCTGCAGTTATCTACCATATCGGCCGGATGGTTTGGCGGAAGGAACAGGACTCCTTCTTCCTGCTGTTCGCTGCTGCCGCCATCGGCTCCAGTGTCATTGGCGGCGCCCTGGAATCGAACAGCCGGATAAGTATCCAGTATTATCCCGTTGATATGATAGCAGCCATTATCGGCTTCTCCTCCTACTGGTTCAAGCGGTACTTCCGCAATGCGGAGGAGAACCGGCTGCTCAACCAGCAGCTGAAGGAGAGCGACCGGAAGAAGGACGAATTCCTGGCGAATACCTCCCATGAGCTGCGGACACCGCTGCACGGTATTATCAGCATTGCCCAGACTGTAGCCTCCAAGGAACAACAGGTGCTGGACGAACAGAGCTCTAAGGATCTGGAGCTGCTCATTACGATCAGCCGCAGAATGTCCCTGATGCTGGGCGATCTGCTCGATGTGACCCGTCTGCAGGAGAAGCGGATTATCCTCCAGCGCGAGCCGCTGGCCATGGGTTCACTGGTCTCGGGCGTGCTGGGGATGTTCGAATTCATGATCGAAGGCAAACGGCTGCAGCTGCGTAATGAGCTTCCCGCTTCATTGCCGCCGGTCTGGGGGGATGAGAAGCGGATTGTGCAGATCCTCTATAACCTGCTGCACAATGCCATCAAGTACACGCAGGACGGAACGGTCACCGTATCCGCTGCAGCCGACGGCAAGCTTGCGTGGATCAGCGTAGCCGACACCGGAGCGGGAATCGACAAGGAGACGCAGGAGCGGATCTTCTCGCCGTATGAGCAAGGCAGCAAAGGCATCATTGACGGCGGCGGCATCGGTCTCGGCTTAAGCATCAGCAAGCAGCTGACCGAGCTGCATGGCGGAGATCTCACTGTTGACTCAGAGCCGGGCAAAGGGTCAGTGTTCACCTTCACCCTGCCGCTGGCCTCCTCTGCCGGGGCCCGGGAGATGGCGGACCAGGAACCAGCCTCGCAGGGGCAGCCGGACAACCCGGAACTGCAGGAGATGCTGCTGGAGGAAGGCCGGCTGCTGCTACAGCAGCCCGATATCCGCAATCTCATAGTCCCTATGGAATTAACGAATCCGCCGCAGATACAGGATGCCTCCCAGACGGCCAAATCTCTGATTCTGGCCGTCGATGATGATCCGGTCAATCTCAAGGTGCTCGCCAGCATGCTCTCGGCAGAGCATTATCAGCTGGTCACCGCCACCAGCGCCGAGGAAGCCTTGGAGCTGCTTGGCACCGAGCCGTGGGATCTGCTGATCGCCGATGTGATGATGCCGTACATGTCCGGCTATGAATTGACGCGGATCGTCCGGCAGCGCTTCTCCATCTCGGAGCTGCCGATCCTGCTGCTCACGGCCCGCAACCAGCCTGCGGACATCTATACCGGCTTCATGGCCGGAGCCAACGACTATGTCACCAAGCCGGTAGATGCGCTGGAGCTGAAATACCGGGTCCGCTCACTGACCGGACTGAAGCAGTCCATTACCCATGGCCTGCGGCTGGAGGCCGCTTACCTCCAGGCACAGATTCAGCCTCATTTCCTGTTCAACACGCTGAACGCGCTGCTGGCGCTGAGTGAATTCGACCTGCCGAAGATGCGTGATCTCGGGGAGGCCTTCTCCTCCTACCTGCGCATCAGCTTCGATTATATGAATTCGCAGCAACTCGTCGGATTATCCCATGAGCTGGAGCTGGTAGAGTCCTATCTCTTCATTGAGAAAGCGCGCTTCGAGGAACGCCTGCAGATCGAATGGGAGGTTGATCCCGGCATCGAGCTGCTGCTTCCTCCGCTCACCCTTCAGCCGATTGTGGAGAACGCCGTCAGACACGGCCTGCTAAGCCGCAAAGCCGGAGGTAAGCTATCGATCCGCATTCACCGCCAGAAGGGCTACACCTCCTTCGAAGTGGAGGATAACGGCAAGGGCATGAGCGAGGAACAGGTGGCCCGTCTGCTCGATGACACCTTCCTGGCCCACCGCGGCATCGGCCTGCTGAACACCAACCGGCGGCTGACCCAGCTCTACGGCGAAGGCCTCGTCATCCGCAGCCAGCCCGGGGCTGGCACTACGGTATCCTTTGTGATTCCTGAGCGGAGGCAGGGCTGA
- a CDS encoding EamA family transporter, with translation MLLPILLVLASGMCHAVWSMFTKRSLNKSIFLWSIMMVSTVLLLPVLLIELWTQPLAAGAYALLLLSVALQALYSWLLSITYEMGDLSQIYPVMRGTSTLLIPLIGVIFLKESLSAYGWIGICCMLGGFAVLSGIGSRRSHPASSGSVSGTPSASGPGTTLGYYTPVLMALCVGLCTTCYVFVDKLNLQHMSPLALLEVTNIGFVAGLTPAVLRSRKLLEEWRRNTFTILLGSVLNPGSYLLFLFALQQAPLAHISPLREIGTIFATLLGVLLLKERQGLRRMICSVVIFCGILLIGIWG, from the coding sequence ATGCTGCTGCCAATTCTTTTGGTGCTGGCTTCCGGAATGTGCCACGCGGTGTGGAGCATGTTCACCAAAAGAAGCCTGAATAAAAGCATCTTCCTGTGGTCGATCATGATGGTCTCCACGGTGCTGCTGCTGCCGGTACTGCTTATCGAGCTGTGGACACAGCCGCTGGCCGCCGGTGCTTACGCCCTGCTGCTGCTGTCTGTAGCGCTGCAGGCCTTATATTCCTGGCTTTTATCCATAACCTATGAGATGGGCGACCTGTCCCAGATCTACCCGGTGATGCGGGGGACAAGCACGCTGCTGATCCCGCTGATCGGCGTTATTTTCCTGAAAGAATCCTTGTCTGCCTATGGCTGGATCGGGATCTGCTGCATGCTCGGCGGCTTCGCTGTCCTCAGCGGAATAGGCTCCCGAAGAAGCCACCCCGCTTCATCCGGCTCTGTGTCCGGCACTCCTTCTGCATCCGGCCCCGGCACTACCTTAGGCTACTACACACCGGTACTTATGGCCCTCTGCGTGGGATTATGCACTACCTGCTACGTGTTCGTCGATAAGCTGAACCTTCAGCATATGTCGCCGCTGGCCCTGCTTGAGGTGACCAATATCGGCTTCGTTGCCGGACTGACCCCCGCGGTCCTGAGATCGCGGAAGCTGCTTGAAGAGTGGCGCCGCAACACATTCACCATCCTGCTGGGCAGCGTGCTGAATCCGGGCTCCTATCTGCTGTTCCTGTTCGCACTTCAGCAGGCACCGCTCGCCCACATCAGCCCGCTGCGGGAGATCGGAACCATATTCGCTACGCTCCTCGGTGTGTTGCTCTTGAAGGAGCGGCAGGGCCTGCGGCGGATGATATGCTCGGTTGTCATTTTTTGCGGAATTTTGCTAATTGGCATCTGGGGGTAA
- a CDS encoding metallophosphoesterase family protein, with protein MNSKLSFRPDGTFTIVQFTDLHWMDGRAEDQQTRELMELVLKAEQPDLVIFTGDTIYTGPVREGELPCQDPKQAFRDAVAAVVNSGVPWAFVYGNHDTENGVTYSELMEIAQESPQCLAEAGPAELAGSSNYVLEIEGAGNHAGAILYMLDTGAYSPLEQIPGYSWVRRNQMDWLAEQSARLNPGEGQAKRPALAFFHIPLPEYDEMWNTQVCYGHKYERVCAPVLNSGLFAALVEMGDVAGTFCGHDHINDFTGTLHGIRLSYGRATGYNTYGHDNLKRGARVIRLEQDQPSFDTWLRLADGSRCTEQPAHTPLPAAGFTTLTTS; from the coding sequence ATGAACAGTAAATTATCATTTCGGCCAGACGGCACCTTCACCATCGTACAGTTCACTGACCTCCACTGGATGGATGGAAGAGCAGAGGATCAGCAGACCCGGGAGCTGATGGAGCTGGTGCTGAAGGCGGAGCAGCCGGACCTGGTTATTTTCACAGGGGATACGATCTATACGGGTCCGGTCCGTGAAGGCGAGCTTCCTTGCCAGGACCCCAAGCAGGCCTTCCGCGATGCCGTGGCTGCTGTAGTGAATTCCGGTGTGCCTTGGGCGTTCGTATACGGCAACCACGACACGGAGAACGGAGTGACCTACAGCGAGCTGATGGAGATTGCGCAGGAGTCCCCGCAGTGTCTGGCTGAGGCTGGTCCGGCGGAGCTGGCAGGTTCAAGCAATTACGTCCTGGAGATTGAAGGCGCGGGCAATCATGCGGGAGCCATCCTCTATATGCTCGATACGGGTGCCTACTCTCCGCTGGAGCAGATTCCCGGGTATAGCTGGGTCCGGCGCAACCAGATGGATTGGCTGGCAGAGCAGTCTGCGCGGCTGAATCCCGGAGAAGGTCAAGCGAAGCGGCCTGCACTGGCATTCTTCCATATCCCGCTGCCCGAATATGACGAGATGTGGAACACCCAAGTTTGTTACGGACACAAGTATGAACGGGTCTGCGCTCCGGTTCTGAATTCAGGGTTATTCGCTGCGCTCGTAGAGATGGGCGATGTGGCAGGCACCTTTTGCGGACATGACCATATCAATGATTTCACCGGCACGCTGCATGGCATCCGCCTCAGCTATGGCCGGGCAACCGGCTATAATACCTACGGGCACGACAACCTCAAGCGGGGCGCGCGCGTCATCCGTCTAGAGCAGGACCAACCGTCCTTCGACACCTGGCTCCGGCTGGCAGACGGCTCCCGTTGCACAGAACAGCCCGCCCATACACCTCTCCCTGCTGCAGGGTTCACAACACTAACTACTTCTTGA